The proteins below come from a single Chryseobacterium bernardetii genomic window:
- a CDS encoding SDR family oxidoreductase, producing MEKILLTGATGYIGKRMISVIAAQGYKVICCCRDVNRFETGMDIDDKRIEVIEVDFLKPETLKNIPEDISGAYYLMHSMSTAEDYEDSEKKCASNFSEYIERTQCKHIVYLSGLVNEKQLSKHLSSRYQVEKILMEGKVPVTVLRAGIIIGSGSASFEIIRDLVEKLPVMIAPKWLYTKCQPIGIANVLDFLIFVLFKEQAYRKDFDIGCDDVLTYKDMLLKFAEVRGLKRTIFTLPVMTPKLSSYWLYFITSTSYNLAKALVGSMKVEVVCRPESLARIKSITQIQPFSYETALKRTLAKIQSNEIISSWKDSFISSRNDSTLKQYQDVPKFGCFTDLRSEEYDNREACVNRIFELGGKNGWYGQGLWKIRGFIDKLFSGPGLRRGRRHPSDLKEGDALDFWRVLYADRREGRLILLAEMKLPGEAWLMFKVHKNKLWQKAVFRPKGLWGRMYWFMVLPFHGFIFKGMIKKLCGSK from the coding sequence ATGGAAAAAATTCTGCTTACCGGTGCTACCGGATATATTGGTAAAAGAATGATCAGTGTCATTGCCGCACAGGGATATAAAGTGATATGCTGCTGCAGGGATGTTAATCGGTTTGAAACCGGTATGGATATTGATGATAAGCGTATTGAAGTTATTGAAGTTGACTTTCTGAAACCTGAAACATTAAAGAATATTCCTGAAGATATTTCAGGAGCATATTACCTCATGCATTCCATGAGTACTGCTGAAGATTACGAGGATTCCGAAAAGAAATGTGCCTCTAATTTTTCTGAATACATAGAAAGAACACAATGTAAACATATCGTCTATCTTTCCGGCCTTGTTAATGAAAAACAACTGTCAAAACATTTAAGCTCAAGGTATCAGGTTGAAAAAATTCTGATGGAGGGTAAAGTTCCTGTTACTGTTCTTCGAGCAGGTATTATTATTGGTTCCGGAAGTGCTTCTTTTGAAATTATAAGAGATCTTGTTGAAAAATTACCTGTGATGATCGCTCCCAAATGGCTTTATACGAAATGCCAGCCGATAGGAATTGCGAATGTTCTGGATTTTCTCATTTTTGTTTTATTTAAAGAGCAGGCTTACCGGAAAGATTTTGATATAGGTTGTGATGATGTTCTTACCTATAAGGATATGTTGCTGAAGTTTGCTGAAGTAAGAGGATTAAAAAGAACTATTTTCACACTTCCGGTGATGACTCCAAAACTTTCTTCCTATTGGCTGTATTTTATTACTTCAACCTCTTATAATCTGGCAAAGGCGCTTGTGGGAAGTATGAAAGTGGAGGTTGTCTGCAGGCCGGAAAGTCTGGCCCGGATTAAATCCATTACACAGATACAGCCGTTTTCTTATGAAACCGCACTCAAAAGGACGTTGGCAAAAATTCAGTCTAATGAAATAATCTCAAGCTGGAAAGACAGTTTCATCAGCAGCCGGAATGATTCAACCTTAAAACAATATCAGGATGTACCGAAATTTGGCTGTTTTACAGATCTCAGGAGCGAGGAGTATGACAACAGGGAAGCTTGTGTGAACAGGATCTTTGAGTTGGGAGGTAAGAATGGGTGGTACGGACAGGGGCTCTGGAAAATAAGAGGCTTTATTGATAAACTTTTTAGCGGGCCGGGCCTCAGACGGGGAAGAAGGCATCCTTCGGATCTTAAAGAAGGAGACGCATTGGATTTCTGGAGAGTATTGTATGCTGACCGTAGAGAAGGCAGGCTTATCCTGCTGGCTGAAATGAAACTTCCTGGTGAAGCATGGCTGATGTTCAAGGTTCATAAGAATAAACTATGGCAGAAAGCTGTATTTCGTCCAAAAGGTCTGTGGGGGAGAATGTACTGGTTTATGGTGCTTCCGTTTCATGGGTTTATTTTTAAAGGAATGATTAAAAAGCTTTGCGGAAGTAAATAA
- the ribA gene encoding GTP cyclohydrolase II produces MLKIQAQSKIPTDFGIFTVYAFSENEKDWSPHLVWVAENTDFTGTVNVRFHSECITGEVFHSKKCECGQQLDAAMKYMSENGGVIIYLRQEGRNIGIINKLRAYALQEEGFDTVEANLKLGLPADGRNFDIAVEMLNILEISEINLLTNNPDKIRSIENSGIVLNSRIPLEIDSNEVNESYLAKKKIYFGHLLEKI; encoded by the coding sequence ATGCTCAAAATACAAGCACAATCAAAAATACCTACAGATTTTGGAATATTTACTGTATATGCATTTTCAGAAAATGAAAAAGACTGGAGTCCACATTTGGTTTGGGTGGCAGAAAATACAGATTTTACAGGAACGGTAAATGTACGTTTTCATTCGGAATGCATAACAGGAGAAGTTTTTCATTCCAAAAAATGTGAATGTGGACAACAGTTGGATGCTGCCATGAAATATATGTCTGAAAATGGCGGGGTCATCATCTATCTCCGACAGGAAGGAAGAAATATAGGAATTATCAATAAACTTAGAGCCTATGCACTTCAGGAAGAAGGATTTGATACTGTTGAAGCCAATCTTAAACTGGGGCTTCCGGCAGATGGAAGAAACTTTGATATAGCCGTTGAAATGCTCAATATTCTGGAGATCAGTGAGATTAATCTGCTGACCAATAATCCGGATAAGATCAGATCCATAGAGAATAGCGGAATCGTTCTCAATAGCCGGATTCCCCTGGAAATTGATTCCAATGAAGTGAATGAAAGCTATCTTGCCAAGAAGAAAATATACTTTGGCCATCTTTTGGAGAAGATATAA
- a CDS encoding lipocalin family protein, with product MKNRIIFTLLISFGLLHGVISCSSMPEKAKPVSHFDVNRYLGTWYEIARFDYRFEKDLDNAMAQYSLNKDGSVKVVNSGYNFKKNKWVSADGTAKFRGDRNTAALKVSFFGPFYAGYNVIALEDYKYALVAGKNLDYLWILSREKVIPEHIKQNFISKAQEIGYDTSRLIWVKQDKKSPFDK from the coding sequence ATGAAAAATAGAATCATATTTACGCTGTTAATAAGCTTCGGACTTTTACATGGAGTGATCTCCTGTTCTTCTATGCCTGAAAAAGCAAAGCCTGTCAGCCATTTTGATGTCAACCGTTATTTGGGCACATGGTATGAAATAGCCAGATTCGATTATCGGTTTGAAAAAGATCTTGATAACGCAATGGCGCAGTATAGTCTTAATAAAGACGGAAGTGTAAAAGTAGTCAATAGTGGATATAATTTTAAAAAGAACAAGTGGGTATCAGCCGATGGTACAGCCAAATTTAGAGGAGACAGGAATACGGCTGCACTGAAAGTAAGCTTTTTCGGCCCTTTTTATGCCGGATATAATGTAATTGCACTGGAAGATTACAAATATGCATTGGTTGCTGGCAAAAATTTAGATTATCTGTGGATTCTTTCCCGTGAGAAAGTCATTCCGGAACATATAAAGCAGAATTTTATCTCCAAAGCTCAGGAGATCGGTTATGATACCTCCAGACTCATTTGGGTGAAGCAGGATAAAAAAAGCCCGTTCGACAAATAG
- a CDS encoding lycopene cyclase domain-containing protein, which yields MMSYTYILINFFTVIICFLASFDGRIQFNKLFGKFLVSSTIVAIPFIIWDIVFTAKGVWWFDLNYTLGFKIAGLPIEEWLFFYCIPFSCVFTYYCFEKFYTLALANAFNNVIVFTSVIVLGVVGLLYYERIYTLLTVIVTILTLCYLHFIAQKEWIGKASFVYLVLMPGFFAVNGILTGSLIPSPVVNYNPDDFIGIRMGTIPVEDAVYGYSQFLLNIYFFKKITKNEK from the coding sequence ATGATGTCTTATACTTACATACTGATTAATTTTTTCACCGTCATTATTTGCTTTTTGGCCTCTTTTGACGGAAGGATACAGTTTAATAAGCTTTTCGGAAAGTTTCTGGTTTCTTCAACCATCGTGGCCATTCCTTTTATTATCTGGGATATTGTGTTTACTGCAAAAGGAGTATGGTGGTTTGATCTCAATTATACCCTGGGGTTTAAAATAGCAGGGCTTCCCATTGAAGAATGGCTGTTTTTTTACTGCATTCCTTTCTCCTGTGTTTTTACTTACTATTGCTTTGAAAAATTTTATACGCTGGCTTTGGCTAATGCTTTTAATAATGTCATAGTATTTACATCTGTTATTGTTCTCGGTGTCGTAGGACTTCTTTATTATGAAAGAATATATACTTTGCTGACGGTAATTGTAACGATACTTACACTTTGCTATCTGCATTTTATAGCCCAAAAAGAATGGATTGGAAAGGCCAGCTTTGTATATCTGGTTTTAATGCCCGGCTTTTTTGCAGTTAATGGAATCCTGACAGGATCTTTAATTCCTTCGCCGGTTGTTAATTATAATCCTGATGACTTTATAGGGATCAGAATGGGAACTATTCCTGTGGAAGATGCTGTTTATGGTTACAGCCAGTTTTTACTCAATATATACTTCTTTAAAAAAATAACTAAAAATGAAAAATAG